Sequence from the Populus nigra chromosome 17, ddPopNigr1.1, whole genome shotgun sequence genome:
TgcaattgtatttattttttaaaatattttttattcagaaatgtattaaaataatatttattttattttttaaaattattttcaatattagcgcatcaaaataatctaaaaacactaaaaaatattaatttgaagtaaaaaaaatttaaaaaattaaatttttaaaaaaatcttttaaaacacaaaaataaatagtgcCTAACCATATAGTTTTTCCTCTGGCttcttgattaaattaaataactatgtatttttttgtatttttcaattcaatgaTCACTTAGTGAGACTGTTTTAACATACTAATATGCATCtagtaaaacatatatatatatatatatatatatatatatatatatatatatatatcaaatcacATGGCAATATTGGTAATGCAACATGACTTTCATAAATATGGTTTTTAGCTTTATATATGTTATCCTCTTAATTGTAGagcttttttggtattttaaaatgtgttttgttttaaaatatattggaataatattttatttatttttaatatcagcacattaaaatgatctaaaaatacaaaaaaaaaacttaatttgaagtaaaaaaaatattattttcaaaaatatttttgaaatataaaaacaaacagactCTTAATATATCAGCAATAATTTACTCTTTAGCTTCATTTGGAACTGctcaaattaaattagaatttgaGTGATAGAATGAAATGGaagtatttattaattaattaagggaaataaaaatacagaaaagtAGAAGGATGATTCTGATATTTCACAAAACTTTTTGAAAAGAAAGCGGGTCACGCAAGGGAGGGATGGAATCATGGAGGGAgaggtttttcttcttcttcttcttcttcttcttctcttctcttctcttctctggTGGCTAATTAATTTGTTGGTGTTTCCTATGTAATTTCTGGGTGTTGCCatttaatttcttcttgtttttctttaaatttatagcGCACTGGTGGCTATTTAAATTAGGTTTAGCTGTTATAGTTCCTTTTATTCCGCTGACATTTAatttcttggtgttttttttattaaattctacGGTGGTGATGGCTCTttcttgaaaatgattttgGGCTCTAGCAAATTAGCCTTAAAAGCAATTGTGTTTTTCCTGTGGTCTGTTTGCTCTCACACTACACTTTAAAACACCGACCCTTCCTCCTCCCTCTAAAGCAatgaataaatgaattcttGGTGCACTTTTGTAATGCCGACATTTACTCCAAGCTTCCCCGTTTCTGCTTCCTTCTTGTGATTTTTCCATTCATTAATACATTTTCTGTCCTCAATTTACACTCTTCTTCTACCGATACTTCAAcgcaactctctctctctctctctctctctctctgtgtctACACCCTCCACTTCTCTCCCACCATTAAggtaagtttttaaaataacccCACCTCTCTCCCCTTGTTTCCTTATATATAATGGCCTTAGATGTCCAAACCCACCACCACCAAGTTCATGTTGATGGTGCTAGAGGTGCGAGTCTCGATTCAAGCCTAGCCACTCTCCATTGATCTCTTTCATAATACTACCAATCTCTCTTCTGCACAAAGCGAATTAGAAGAGCCCCCTCCTCTCCCCTCAGGTTGGCAAAACTTCCTTGGCATACACGTGACTCCTTAATTTGAACATGGCATAACTTAGTTTTATGTGCCTTTCTACTAGGCGAAACACTTTCTGTTAAGCTCTTACAAATTCAGTCCAGGTTTTTATCAGTGTTTGTGTGTTGAATTAATCTCTCtgtttgtgttttgtttctCAGGCAGGTGAgatataatacaaaaacaaaacgtCGAGGATGAGTCGAAGAAATGGTAGCCTCCCAAAGCTTGACCTCAAGCTCAACCTATCACCACCAAGGGTGAACCCGAGAGTGGAGTCCCCAGGCCGGTCGGCAACAGTGTCACCAACATCCCCTCCAAGCTCATGTGTTTCGTCAGAGATGAGCCAGGATGACACTCTCAGATACTCTAGTAGCCCTGAGGCTACATCAATGGTGCTTGTGGGATGCCCAAGGTGCCTCATGTATGTGATGCTCTCTGAGAATGACCCTAAATGCCCCAAATGCAAGAGTACATGGCTGCTTGATTTCCTCCATGATAAcagcaacaccaccaccaccaccaccatgaaGACAAGGAAGAGCTAGAGTAGTGCTAGCTCCCCTTTTAGCTAACTCTGCTACTATTAATTAGGCTTATATAGactctctcccccccccccccccccttctctCGTTGATCTTCTTTTTATCTCAGGTAGCGCTACTTGCGCTCCACTTTTTAGCTACTTGATTACATGTTACAAGAGCTAAATATGAAAATCGAAAAAGCGGAGTGCCAGTAGCACTACTTCTCTTTTGTTTCAATCTCTTTAATCGTAGATCAGAGTATGTACCATGTGGGCACAGAGTGGTGTCTCTGTTTCTTCCTGGGTTCCATCTTAAGCAGAAGAGAAAATAAACGAGTTAACAGCAGCTGCTGCCCAAATTTTCCTATCAAATGCCTAGTATTCTCTGatgtcctctctctctctctctctctctctctctctctctctcatctattgatttttgggtttgataTCAGTACTCTGTATCCAAACACAGCAGGCCGCGTCCACAATTCCTTGTCATTCAGTTCCACTGAGATATGTGAAAGTACTCTACCGTCGATGGAAGTGGGCATGACTCGAGTCCAACATAATCATGAATACAAGCCCATGCCATGGCCAGGTGATCTTTGTGTTGCaaggaattaaaattaaaattaaaaaatcctaaaacaGAGAACACTTTTATGGTGTCTAAATTCATTGTGGATGGCACGATATTATTTTCATGATCCTCTTTGCTATTTCATTCTCACACCAGATGTTTACATCGATTCGTacgttataatttatatttatttacacCGCATGTACAAGGTAACTAGAAGTGCTTTACTATGtgaattaaatatcaattttatataaaaaaaatattagtttgttGTTGggaaaattgagaaaacaaggaaaaaaattaacaaaaaaaaaataaagcattttaTTTTCACTGCTCAAGAGACACAGGAAACTACAATTTAtctctgaaattttatttttttacatatttgataattttatgcttaagttctaaattttattttgtttttattttgatttctatgcGACAAGGAAAGAGAATAAAGCcgttgaaaaaaagaagagaaaatatttaGTCGAGCTAAAAAAACAGActaattttaatgttaatagatttattttaaaaagtaaagttATATGGATATAATTTTGAACTTTTATGttgctggaaaaataaaaaaagtttttatgaatcagcctattttttttattgaaccagttttatattattttggtgTTAAAATAGGTATGCtatggtttttatgatatttttaggtgtttttaaatttaaaaaaaaattgaaaaataagttttttaaaaaaattaaaaaaaaaactcaaatttagcTTTCTTGCCACGAGATGTGattggaattttttattattattaatataaatgtcTGGACCAGTTTACGAATaccttaactaattttataggtcttgaaattaataaatatataaatttttaatagttcttataaaattttaaattataattattagaaaatacatttaaaactTAACTAGCTAGTTGATGTACTTGGAATTTGAACTAGAGGGCATACCTAGCATTGTAGACTCTCATTTTAAACTAAGCAAGCGGTACAATCCTTATAGGTACAGCACAAGGCCTCTTTTAATATTAcccttcaaatttttaaatttttttaacaaatttactatgaataaattaattaaaataatattttaaatattaacaactCTAGTCAAAATCTTCAAATAATAGTATAGTTTTTATAATAAGTTTAACAATTActttttaagttattatataTGAATCTAATTTGCaagttttataaaaactattttcatgaacattaaatgagaataaaatatctagtttgttattttttattataaatttttacatagTTTTCAAGATTAAGTgtacctatttatttttatttttttatttaaacttgctTTTTAGATAATGATaagtttcttattaaaaaaacaatgattcttataaaaaaatcatatgtttatataaaaaaataaattaattaaaaaaaggagttttaattgaagagatgtatttttttccttcttgatttaaatgatttagaaatttatgattatttattttaattaaccttTAGTTTCTTATTCACAAAATATgttgctaataaaaaataaatgttttttttaaataaaaaatatattaataagaaaaatcatatttatttatttattaattgcaaataattattttcattaaaacaaaactaaataaatccaattttaaaaactacccTGCGATATTAGGTGCGCAGAAAATCAGTTTAGACCTACTTTCACCATGTGACCATGACACAAAAGCCTCCAGAAACAGAGGAGGTGCTTTAAGTTGATACATTCTACACCCTTAAGGCTTAAACTATACTTAGTAATTTCGAAGAATTCTCTTACACTCGCGACTCAATCAACTGTTATTAgccaatataaatataatgtcgacaaaacccaaaacaaatatttaaatttttatctacGAGGTATTTAAAGGTATGACaacattgttt
This genomic interval carries:
- the LOC133676436 gene encoding protein GL2-INTERACTING REPRESSOR 1-like, yielding MSRRNGSLPKLDLKLNLSPPRVNPRVESPGRSATVSPTSPPSSCVSSEMSQDDTLRYSSSPEATSMVLVGCPRCLMYVMLSENDPKCPKCKSTWLLDFLHDNSNTTTTTTMKTRKS